The following are encoded together in the bacterium genome:
- the pal gene encoding peptidoglycan-associated lipoprotein Pal has protein sequence MPAQWAGNRGTAVRRPDGTAVVTFKSQTHFGVQAGLSLLWNLWQRRGEPPVATTVEPPPPQPETPATPQPSERAAEPPAEPTPADRTAEETARARAIIEEVVHFDFDRSDIRPDAAAILERKARVLKANPNLVVRIEGHTDERGSTEYNLALGQRRAESVKAHLVSLGVPASQLETLSLGESQPVDPASNEEAWAKNRRAEFRVVRGGEALRLPQQ, from the coding sequence ATGCCGGCGCAATGGGCCGGCAACCGGGGCACGGCCGTGCGCCGCCCGGATGGTACGGCGGTCGTGACGTTCAAGAGCCAGACGCATTTCGGCGTCCAGGCCGGGTTGAGCCTGCTGTGGAACCTGTGGCAGCGGCGCGGGGAACCGCCGGTCGCGACGACGGTGGAGCCGCCCCCGCCGCAACCCGAGACGCCGGCGACGCCCCAGCCGAGCGAGCGTGCGGCTGAGCCGCCTGCGGAGCCCACTCCGGCGGACCGTACCGCGGAGGAGACCGCGCGGGCGCGGGCGATCATCGAGGAGGTCGTCCACTTCGACTTCGACCGCTCGGACATCCGCCCGGACGCGGCGGCCATTCTGGAGCGGAAGGCCCGGGTCCTGAAGGCGAACCCGAACCTGGTGGTGCGGATCGAGGGCCACACGGACGAGCGTGGCTCCACGGAGTACAACCTGGCGCTCGGCCAGCGGCGCGCCGAGTCGGTGAAGGCGCACCTCGTGTCCCTGGGCGTCCCCGCCTCGCAGCTCGAGACGTTGAGCCTGGGCGAGAGCCAGCCGGTGGACCCGGCCAGCAACGAGGAGGCGTGGGCCAAGAACCGTCGCGCCGAGTTCCGCGTGGTCCGCGGCGGCGAGGCGCTGCGGCTGCCGCAGCAGTGA
- a CDS encoding phosphodiesterase yields MRQRRSLLDPRRGLAVLALVGLLGGWMPAGRETPPAGAVTDHVIVISIDGLRPDAIERFGAKRLQRMLREGAWSLEAQTIYPSKTLPSHTSMLTGVPPEVHGVTWNSDETDVRGVVEVTTVFEAAKQAGLSTAAFFSKSKFHHLQKPGTLDHTQAPDGWVHLLASQTVEDVVRYLKFERPNLLFVHIAEPDYAGHTVGWMSGIYGWAVRRADAAVGEVLAAADRAYGRGNYTVVVTADHGGHGRDHGSADPRDMTIPWIAWGKGVRPGQLPPGIRTMDTAATALWLLGVPIPEGWTGKPVAAAFDDAARRAAETTLTSDGVSGAAPSAPAGW; encoded by the coding sequence TTGAGACAGCGTAGATCCCTCCTGGACCCGCGCCGCGGCCTCGCGGTGCTGGCGCTGGTGGGGCTCCTGGGCGGCTGGATGCCGGCGGGCCGGGAGACACCGCCCGCGGGCGCCGTGACGGACCACGTGATCGTGATCTCGATCGACGGGCTCAGGCCGGATGCGATCGAGCGCTTCGGCGCGAAGCGGTTGCAGCGCATGCTGCGCGAGGGCGCGTGGTCGCTCGAGGCGCAGACGATCTATCCGAGCAAGACGTTGCCGTCGCACACCTCGATGCTGACCGGCGTGCCGCCGGAGGTGCACGGCGTCACGTGGAACAGTGATGAGACCGACGTGCGCGGCGTCGTGGAGGTGACGACGGTGTTCGAGGCGGCGAAGCAGGCAGGGCTGAGCACGGCGGCGTTCTTCAGCAAGTCGAAGTTCCATCACCTGCAGAAGCCAGGCACGCTGGACCACACGCAGGCCCCGGATGGCTGGGTGCACCTGCTGGCCTCGCAGACGGTGGAAGACGTCGTCCGGTACCTGAAGTTCGAGCGGCCGAACCTGCTGTTCGTGCACATTGCCGAGCCGGACTACGCCGGCCACACGGTGGGGTGGATGAGCGGCATCTACGGGTGGGCGGTGCGGCGCGCCGATGCGGCCGTGGGCGAGGTCCTGGCCGCGGCGGATCGGGCGTACGGCCGCGGCAACTACACGGTGGTGGTGACGGCGGACCACGGCGGCCACGGCCGGGACCACGGCAGCGCGGACCCGCGGGACATGACGATCCCGTGGATCGCGTGGGGCAAGGGCGTGCGGCCCGGTCAGCTCCCCCCGGGGATCCGAACCATGGACACGGCCGCCACCGCGCTGTGGCTGCTGGGCGTGCCGATCCCCGAGGGTTGGACGGGCAAGCCCGTGGCGGCGGCGTTCGACGACGCCGCGCGGCGCGCGGCGGAGACCACGCTCACCTCGGACGGCGTGAGCGGGGCGGCGCCTAGCGCACCCGCAGGATGGTGA
- a CDS encoding nicotinate phosphoribosyltransferase, translated as MTTTTAEPSRRTRPAPPPPLRPEKRLDPEIFQLPVEKMRSGYYSDKYFVRAREVLLADGHNPTVTVQVFTKKHAWLGGVDEAIAILKLCLTEGFRWEDLEVYALRDGDEVEPWEPVMHITGPYAAFAHLETLYLGVLGRRTKVATNTRKVVEAAWPKTVMFFPARHDHWLVQTGDGYAAHIAGAIGVSTDAQASWWGSEGVGTVPHALIACYGGDTVRATLAFARTMPEDVKVISLVDFDNDCVGTSLAVARALGPRLYGVRLDTSETLVDRSIIPQMGRFDPRGVNPQLVWNVRRALDDAGFDHVKIVVSGGFDAEKIRYFEELGVPVDSYGVGSSLFKDRYDFTADVVLVDGKPVAKAGRGYQPNPRLERVT; from the coding sequence ATGACGACCACAACCGCCGAGCCGTCTCGACGCACACGGCCCGCTCCGCCGCCGCCGCTCCGGCCGGAGAAGCGGCTGGACCCCGAGATCTTCCAGCTCCCGGTCGAGAAGATGCGCAGCGGCTACTACTCGGACAAATACTTCGTGCGAGCCCGCGAGGTGCTCCTCGCCGACGGCCACAACCCCACGGTGACCGTGCAGGTCTTCACCAAGAAGCACGCGTGGCTGGGCGGCGTGGACGAGGCCATCGCCATCCTGAAACTGTGCCTCACCGAGGGGTTCCGCTGGGAAGACCTGGAGGTCTACGCGCTGCGCGACGGCGACGAGGTCGAGCCTTGGGAGCCGGTCATGCACATCACCGGCCCCTACGCTGCGTTCGCGCACCTCGAAACGCTCTACCTCGGCGTGCTCGGTCGCCGGACCAAGGTCGCCACCAACACACGCAAGGTCGTCGAGGCCGCATGGCCCAAGACCGTCATGTTCTTCCCCGCCCGCCACGACCACTGGCTCGTCCAGACCGGCGACGGCTACGCCGCCCACATCGCGGGAGCCATCGGCGTGTCCACGGACGCGCAGGCCTCGTGGTGGGGATCCGAGGGCGTCGGCACCGTCCCCCACGCCCTCATCGCCTGCTACGGCGGGGACACCGTCCGCGCGACCCTCGCGTTCGCCCGGACGATGCCCGAGGACGTGAAGGTCATCAGCCTCGTGGACTTCGACAACGACTGCGTCGGCACCTCCCTCGCCGTCGCACGCGCCCTCGGCCCGCGGCTCTACGGCGTCCGGCTGGACACCTCCGAGACCCTCGTGGACCGCTCCATCATCCCCCAGATGGGCAGGTTCGACCCCCGCGGCGTCAACCCGCAGCTCGTGTGGAACGTACGGCGCGCACTCGACGACGCCGGTTTCGACCACGTGAAGATCGTCGTCTCCGGCGGGTTCGACGCCGAGAAGATCCGCTACTTCGAGGAGCTCGGCGTGCCCGTGGACTCCTACGGCGTCGGCTCCTCGCTCTTCAAGGACCGCTACGACTTCACCGCCGACGTGGTCCTCGTGGACGGCAAGCCGGTGGCCAAGGCCGGCCGTGGGTACCAGCCGAACCCCCGCCTCGAACGGGTGACCTGA
- a CDS encoding Ku protein: MELLWRGTLAFGLVHAPIRLYQAVRKRPIEFRLLHEPDRAPIRYLKVCSEEGREVPAGEIVRGYATDDGWLVVEDEELSRAAPTLTRSIAVREFVDLRDIDPIYFRKPYYVAPDEGGEDLYVLLREALRRSGKVGIAQFVLMHREHLAAVRVHGDALVVQTLYFPEELIPERELALPTETRLREGDIRMGVELVGRMSGDFVPERYRNEYRDRVLEVLRQKAEGHLPPELERPAPPPPRPTPVLDLTRRLRESLERAAEARRRAA, translated from the coding sequence ATGGAGCTGCTGTGGCGTGGGACGCTGGCGTTCGGGCTGGTCCACGCGCCGATCCGACTCTACCAGGCCGTCCGGAAGCGGCCGATCGAGTTCCGGCTGCTGCACGAGCCGGATCGCGCGCCGATCCGGTACCTCAAGGTGTGCAGCGAGGAAGGGCGCGAGGTACCCGCGGGGGAGATCGTTCGCGGCTACGCGACGGATGACGGCTGGCTGGTCGTGGAGGACGAGGAGCTGAGCCGCGCGGCGCCCACGCTCACGCGGTCGATCGCGGTGAGGGAGTTCGTCGACCTCCGGGACATCGACCCCATCTACTTCCGCAAGCCGTATTACGTGGCGCCGGATGAGGGAGGCGAGGACCTGTACGTCCTCCTGCGGGAGGCGCTGCGGCGGAGCGGCAAGGTCGGCATCGCCCAGTTCGTGCTCATGCACCGGGAGCACCTGGCAGCCGTGCGCGTCCACGGAGACGCGCTGGTCGTGCAGACCCTGTACTTCCCCGAGGAGCTGATCCCGGAGCGGGAGCTCGCGCTGCCGACGGAGACGCGGTTGCGCGAGGGGGACATCCGCATGGGCGTCGAGCTCGTCGGGCGCATGTCCGGCGATTTCGTCCCGGAGCGGTACCGCAACGAATACCGCGACCGCGTGCTCGAGGTCCTGCGCCAGAAGGCGGAGGGGCACCTGCCGCCCGAGCTGGAGCGTCCCGCGCCGCCGCCACCCCGCCCCACGCCGGTCCTGGACCTGACGCGCCGTCTCCGCGAGAGTCTGGAGCGCGCAGCCGAGGCCCGTCGCCGCGCCGCCTGA
- a CDS encoding NADH-specific enoyl-ACP reductase, translated as MAASGRLFEGKRVLVCGVANERSIAWGISQAMHEHGAELGFTYAGEALEKRVRPLAESVGASFVLPLDVRDHDQVAATFREIRNTWDGLDVLVHAIAFANREDLEGRYLDTSREGFLTALEISAYSLVLLTREAAPLLAARGGNVLTLTYYGAEKVVPGYNVMGVAKAALEASVRYLAADLGPEGIRVNAISAGPVKTLAASAVRGFKNILGLVPEKAPLRRNVTQEDIARAALFLCSDLGAGVTGEVLYVDCGYNIIGL; from the coding sequence ATGGCAGCTTCCGGCAGACTGTTCGAGGGCAAGCGCGTCCTCGTGTGCGGCGTCGCGAACGAGCGCAGCATCGCGTGGGGCATCAGCCAGGCCATGCACGAGCACGGTGCGGAGCTCGGCTTCACGTACGCCGGCGAGGCGCTCGAGAAGCGCGTCCGGCCCCTCGCGGAGAGCGTCGGCGCTTCGTTCGTGCTGCCGCTGGATGTCCGCGACCACGACCAGGTCGCCGCGACCTTCCGCGAGATCCGCAACACCTGGGACGGCCTGGACGTCCTGGTCCACGCCATTGCGTTCGCCAACCGCGAAGACCTCGAGGGCCGCTACCTCGACACCAGCCGCGAGGGGTTCCTCACGGCCTTGGAGATCAGTGCGTACTCGCTGGTCCTCCTGACACGCGAGGCCGCGCCGTTGCTCGCCGCTCGGGGGGGCAACGTCCTCACGCTGACGTACTACGGCGCGGAGAAGGTCGTGCCCGGCTACAACGTGATGGGGGTAGCCAAGGCCGCCCTCGAGGCGAGCGTACGCTACCTCGCCGCGGACCTCGGGCCGGAGGGCATCCGCGTCAACGCCATCAGCGCGGGCCCCGTGAAGACGCTCGCCGCCTCGGCGGTGCGCGGCTTCAAGAACATCCTCGGCCTCGTGCCGGAGAAGGCGCCGCTGCGCCGCAACGTCACGCAGGAGGACATCGCCCGGGCCGCGCTGTTCCTGTGCAGCGACCTGGGCGCCGGTGTGACGGGCGAGGTGCTGTACGTGGATTGCGGCTACAACATCATCGGGCTGTAG